The Corynebacterium renale genome includes a region encoding these proteins:
- a CDS encoding diacylglycerol/lipid kinase family protein, which translates to MRVLMVSNPNSTGSVASDPALARRVIPILQRVQGIRLRSVFTHHAGHAAELVRGLTTEDYDVLLVAGGDGTVNEVINGLLGPVDTWTPQHRDTLPALAILPTGSANVFARALGFRLDPIIAAQQVAGLLRGGVRRTLCLGTWDNHWFSCNAGMGIDAEVIRRVDRVRERGFKATPLRYLKVSLEAWVKNQFGPSSISMEAHLATYADSGPQTVTLGELPLLFVSNTNPWTFLGPLPVVTNPGNSFDKGLSAFGLSSLRGVGGVAGLLHLIGVGRNRWFERFIHRRTVELDDLASVTLTCDKPESFQVDGEFIGTMSQVRLGYKPDALTVVAPQDRWVLSAQAPQSIAMATRDLVLRESRTLTN; encoded by the coding sequence GTGCGTGTACTTATGGTGTCAAACCCGAACTCAACGGGTTCCGTGGCAAGCGATCCAGCGCTTGCCCGGCGCGTGATCCCGATTCTGCAACGCGTACAAGGTATCCGCCTGCGCAGCGTATTCACCCACCACGCAGGCCACGCCGCGGAACTGGTCCGGGGGCTGACCACCGAAGACTATGACGTGCTGCTTGTCGCCGGGGGTGATGGCACCGTCAACGAGGTCATTAACGGACTGCTCGGGCCAGTGGACACGTGGACGCCGCAGCATCGCGACACCCTGCCGGCCCTTGCGATTTTGCCGACGGGTTCGGCCAACGTGTTCGCCCGGGCACTTGGGTTCCGGCTCGACCCGATTATTGCGGCCCAGCAGGTTGCTGGTCTCTTGCGCGGGGGAGTGCGCCGCACGCTGTGCCTGGGGACATGGGATAACCACTGGTTTTCCTGCAACGCTGGCATGGGGATTGATGCCGAGGTTATCCGCCGCGTCGACAGGGTGCGTGAGCGTGGTTTTAAGGCCACACCGCTGCGCTACCTCAAGGTTTCCTTGGAAGCGTGGGTGAAAAATCAGTTCGGGCCATCGTCGATAAGCATGGAAGCGCACCTGGCAACTTATGCTGACAGTGGGCCGCAGACAGTGACTCTTGGCGAGTTGCCGCTGTTGTTTGTGTCGAACACGAATCCGTGGACGTTCCTCGGGCCGCTGCCGGTGGTGACGAACCCGGGTAATTCCTTTGACAAGGGGCTGAGCGCTTTCGGGCTGAGTAGCCTGCGTGGCGTCGGGGGTGTGGCCGGGCTGTTGCACCTTATTGGTGTGGGACGCAACCGCTGGTTCGAGCGCTTCATTCACAGGCGCACGGTGGAACTTGATGACCTCGCATCCGTCACCCTGACGTGCGATAAACCCGAGTCGTTCCAGGTAGACGGCGAATTTATCGGCACGATGAGCCAAGTGCGGTTGGGCTACAAACCCGACGCGCTGACTG